In Streptococcus parasuis, the following proteins share a genomic window:
- the icd gene encoding NADP-dependent isocitrate dehydrogenase, with amino-acid sequence MAEKITLENGQLIVPDQPIIPYIEGDGVGQDIWPAAQKVIDAAIEKAYNGQRSIQWKEVLAGEKAHALTGTSLPDETLKTIREHLLAIKGPLGTPVGKGHRSLNVALRQELDLFACVRPVRYFQGVPSPLKHPEKTDITIFRENTEDIYAGIEWDAGTEEVATVISFLQEKMGVAKIRFPESSSIGIKPISEEGSKRLIRSAIEYALKHQLKTVTLVHKGNIQKFTEGGFRKWGYELAQEEFSNELENGSLVINDIIADNFLQQILLAPEKFDVVALTNLNGDYASDALAAQVGGIGISPGANINYQTGHAIFEATHGTAPDIAGQNKANPSSVLLSACMMLEYMGWNEAAERIIVALEQAIFHQQVTIDFASALGVESLSTSQFAEALIARI; translated from the coding sequence ATGGCAGAGAAGATTACACTTGAGAATGGTCAACTCATCGTTCCTGATCAACCGATTATTCCTTATATCGAAGGAGATGGAGTTGGTCAAGATATCTGGCCAGCGGCTCAAAAAGTTATTGATGCAGCAATTGAAAAAGCATACAATGGTCAGCGTTCTATTCAGTGGAAAGAAGTTTTGGCGGGTGAGAAAGCTCACGCTTTAACCGGGACGTCTTTACCTGATGAGACTTTGAAAACGATTCGTGAGCATTTGTTGGCCATCAAGGGACCTTTGGGTACACCTGTTGGAAAAGGTCACCGGTCACTGAACGTCGCATTGCGTCAGGAACTAGATTTGTTTGCTTGTGTTCGTCCAGTTCGGTATTTTCAAGGGGTTCCAAGTCCATTAAAACATCCAGAAAAAACCGATATTACAATTTTTCGTGAAAACACAGAGGATATCTATGCAGGAATCGAATGGGATGCTGGTACAGAAGAGGTTGCAACTGTCATTTCATTTCTTCAGGAGAAGATGGGAGTGGCTAAAATCCGTTTCCCAGAGTCATCAAGTATCGGTATAAAGCCCATTTCTGAAGAGGGAAGTAAACGCCTCATTCGTTCTGCTATTGAATATGCACTAAAACACCAATTAAAAACAGTAACCTTAGTACACAAAGGGAATATTCAAAAATTTACAGAAGGTGGATTCCGAAAATGGGGTTATGAATTAGCTCAAGAGGAATTTTCGAATGAGCTAGAAAATGGTTCATTGGTTATCAATGATATTATTGCGGATAACTTCTTACAACAGATTTTATTGGCACCTGAAAAATTTGATGTTGTGGCCTTGACCAACCTGAATGGAGACTATGCATCAGATGCTTTAGCTGCTCAGGTTGGAGGGATCGGCATTTCTCCTGGAGCCAACATTAATTATCAGACAGGTCATGCAATTTTTGAAGCGACACATGGAACTGCTCCAGATATTGCAGGTCAGAATAAGGCAAATCCTAGTTCAGTTCTCCTGTCTGCTTGTATGATGTTAGAGTATATGGGATGGAATGAAGCTGCTGAGAGAATTATTGTTGCTCTAGAACAGGCTATTTTCCATCAACAAGTGACGATTGATTTTGCCAGTGCATTAGGTGTTGAAAGCCTGTCAACTAGCCAATTTGCTGAAGCACTTATCGCTCGTATTTAA
- a CDS encoding citrate synthase, producing MTETNGLKDAIACDTRISAIEDDRLSYAGYDIAELMDNNVSFEEVIYLLWNLHLPTQIELNYFEKKLREEYAISDAVEQCILIQSRRHLHPMSVLRSTVSLLGVYNVHAEENSLEALYDQSIQIMAKVPTIIATFARLRRGLVPIEPRSDLGFAANFLYMLNGEEPSELQVKAFSKALVLHADHELNASTFAARVTASTLTDLYSCVTTAIGTLKGSLHGGANERVFDMLLAIRESGDTEGYLQKKLDSKEKIMGFGHRVYKTVDPRQQYLKEMARDLTLGTDDEAFYQLSEEVENFIKHKKGLIPNVDFYSATVYHVLGIDSDIFTLIFAMSRMAGWIAHVQEQRKNNKLIRPRSSYIGSRNLKYIPIGKR from the coding sequence ATGACAGAAACAAATGGGTTAAAAGATGCGATTGCCTGCGATACGCGAATCAGCGCAATTGAAGATGATCGCTTGTCTTATGCAGGATACGATATCGCAGAGTTAATGGATAATAATGTTTCCTTTGAAGAGGTCATTTATCTACTGTGGAATTTGCATTTACCAACTCAAATTGAATTGAATTATTTTGAGAAAAAGTTGCGTGAGGAGTATGCAATTTCTGACGCTGTTGAACAATGTATTTTGATTCAATCTCGTCGGCACTTGCATCCGATGAGTGTGCTACGTTCAACTGTGTCCCTCTTAGGAGTTTATAATGTACATGCTGAAGAAAATTCCTTAGAGGCTTTGTATGATCAATCTATTCAAATTATGGCAAAGGTTCCAACTATCATTGCAACATTTGCTCGTTTGAGAAGAGGATTGGTTCCAATTGAACCGCGTTCAGACTTGGGATTTGCTGCCAATTTCCTTTATATGTTAAATGGTGAAGAACCTTCTGAATTGCAAGTGAAAGCATTTAGTAAAGCACTTGTTTTGCATGCTGATCATGAATTGAATGCATCAACCTTTGCTGCGCGTGTCACTGCATCAACTTTAACGGATTTGTATTCTTGTGTCACAACTGCGATAGGGACTTTAAAAGGGTCTTTGCATGGTGGTGCAAACGAGCGTGTATTTGACATGCTCTTAGCGATTCGTGAAAGCGGAGATACGGAAGGATACTTGCAGAAAAAGTTGGATTCAAAAGAGAAAATCATGGGATTTGGTCACCGTGTTTATAAAACTGTGGACCCTCGTCAACAATATTTGAAAGAAATGGCGCGTGATTTGACACTTGGAACTGATGATGAGGCATTTTATCAGTTGTCAGAGGAAGTAGAGAATTTTATTAAACACAAAAAAGGGTTGATTCCCAATGTCGACTTTTACTCCGCGACTGTCTACCATGTATTGGGAATTGATAGCGACATTTTCACTCTCATTTTTGCAATGAGTAGGATGGCAGGTTGGATTGCTCATGTTCAAGAGCAACGGAAGAATAATAAGTTAATCCGTCCGCGTTCTTCCTATATTGGTAGCAGAAATCTAAAATATATCCCTATTGGAAAGAGGTAA
- the acnA gene encoding aconitate hydratase AcnA yields the protein MSLSYKKRLLHNEKEYSYYALNSVATENGVDIHTLPYTIRILLESLLRKEDGVDVTKNHILDLLHYQASSPSGEVPFKPSRVILQDFTGVPVVVDLASMRDAVVKAGGSPDLINPEIPVDLVIDHSVQVDFFGTDQALEQNIALEFERNNERYEFLKWAENSFENYRAVPPATGIIHQVNIEFLSDVIINKDGLLYPDSMFGTDSHTTMINGIGVLGWGVGGIEAEAAMLGEASYFPIPEVIGVHLTGQLPKVATATDLALKVTQLLRQENVVGKFVEFFGPGLSSLALADRATVSNMAPEYGATCGYFPIDSETLNYMRLTNRTEEQIELTEAYAKANHLFYDSTAIPTYTKVLELDLSTIVPSISGPKRPQDLIELSNAKNEFQASVTREVGVRGFGLEKEELDKIATVKYADGDELIQTGHVAIAAITSCTNTSNPYVLLAAGLLAKNAVEKGLTVAKTVKTSLAPGSKVVTGYLKNSGLQTYLDALGFNLVGYGCTTCIGNSGDLRPEVAEAIKDEDLLVSAVLSGNRNFEGRINPLVKANFLASPPLVVAYAIAGNMNVDLTRDPLGYDKDDQPVYLADIMPSREEVDAYIDQYVTRDLFKQEYQQVFTDSQAWNAIETKTDKNYAWNPSSTYIQNPPYFDNMKEDLSIKPLENLSVLAKFGDTVTTDHISPAGNIARLSPAARYLEENGISYADFNSYGSRRGNHEVMMRGTFANIRIKNELADGKIGGWTTYEGEILPIYDAAMKYKAAGIGSIVIAGKDYGMGSSRDWAAKGSNLLGVKAVLAESFERIHRSNLVMMGVLPLQFLDGETAESLGLTGHEHYTIDLPEDVQVGQVVTVHANSEKGSKEFQALVRFDAEADIRYYRHGGILPMVVRKKLGGNV from the coding sequence ATGAGTCTATCGTATAAAAAACGCTTACTTCATAATGAGAAAGAATACTCTTACTATGCATTGAATTCGGTTGCAACCGAAAATGGTGTGGATATTCATACACTTCCATATACCATCCGAATTTTATTGGAAAGTCTTCTTCGTAAGGAAGACGGAGTTGATGTTACTAAAAATCACATTTTAGATTTATTACATTATCAGGCTTCTTCACCATCTGGAGAAGTCCCTTTTAAACCTAGTCGTGTCATTTTACAAGACTTCACTGGTGTACCTGTAGTGGTTGACCTTGCATCCATGCGAGACGCTGTTGTCAAGGCTGGTGGAAGCCCAGACTTGATAAATCCAGAAATTCCTGTCGATTTGGTCATTGACCATTCTGTTCAAGTTGACTTTTTCGGGACAGATCAGGCGCTTGAGCAAAATATCGCCTTAGAATTTGAACGAAATAATGAGCGCTATGAGTTTCTCAAGTGGGCTGAAAATTCATTTGAAAACTACCGTGCTGTACCGCCTGCAACAGGGATTATTCATCAGGTAAATATTGAATTTCTAAGTGACGTTATCATTAATAAGGATGGTTTACTTTATCCAGACTCTATGTTTGGTACTGACAGCCACACAACTATGATCAATGGTATTGGTGTACTTGGTTGGGGTGTCGGTGGTATTGAGGCGGAAGCAGCAATGTTGGGTGAAGCATCTTATTTTCCAATTCCAGAGGTGATTGGAGTTCACTTGACTGGACAGTTACCGAAAGTAGCTACTGCAACGGACTTGGCTTTGAAAGTGACACAGTTGCTTCGTCAAGAAAATGTTGTTGGAAAATTTGTTGAATTTTTTGGACCTGGCTTGTCCTCCCTTGCTCTTGCAGATCGTGCAACAGTCTCAAATATGGCTCCTGAATATGGTGCAACCTGTGGATATTTCCCAATTGATTCTGAAACCCTCAATTACATGCGATTGACCAACCGCACAGAGGAGCAAATTGAATTAACAGAAGCATATGCAAAAGCAAATCACTTATTCTATGATAGCACAGCTATTCCAACCTATACCAAGGTACTTGAATTAGATTTGTCTACGATTGTTCCATCCATTTCTGGTCCGAAAAGACCACAAGATTTGATTGAATTGTCTAATGCTAAAAATGAGTTCCAAGCAAGTGTAACACGTGAAGTTGGTGTTCGTGGATTTGGTTTGGAGAAAGAAGAATTAGATAAGATAGCCACGGTTAAATATGCAGATGGCGACGAACTGATTCAAACAGGACATGTTGCGATTGCAGCGATTACCTCTTGTACCAATACTTCGAACCCATATGTTCTATTGGCGGCTGGTTTATTAGCTAAAAATGCAGTTGAAAAAGGTTTGACTGTTGCGAAGACTGTCAAAACGTCCTTGGCGCCAGGTTCAAAAGTTGTAACAGGCTATTTGAAAAATTCAGGTTTACAGACCTATTTGGATGCTTTAGGGTTCAATTTGGTTGGTTATGGCTGTACAACTTGTATTGGTAACTCAGGTGATTTACGACCTGAAGTAGCAGAAGCCATTAAAGATGAAGATTTATTAGTTTCAGCAGTATTATCTGGGAACCGTAACTTTGAAGGACGGATCAACCCACTTGTGAAAGCCAATTTCTTAGCGAGTCCACCACTTGTTGTTGCCTATGCTATTGCGGGTAATATGAATGTTGATTTGACAAGAGACCCACTTGGATATGATAAGGATGATCAGCCAGTCTATCTAGCAGATATTATGCCAAGTCGTGAAGAAGTTGACGCATACATTGACCAATACGTTACGCGTGATCTCTTTAAACAAGAATACCAGCAAGTTTTTACAGATAGTCAAGCATGGAATGCAATTGAAACAAAGACAGATAAGAATTATGCTTGGAATCCATCTTCTACCTACATTCAAAATCCGCCATATTTTGACAACATGAAGGAAGATTTATCGATAAAACCACTGGAAAACTTATCTGTTTTGGCTAAATTTGGAGATACAGTGACAACAGACCATATTTCGCCAGCTGGGAATATTGCCCGTCTAAGTCCTGCTGCACGATACCTAGAGGAAAATGGAATTTCTTACGCGGATTTCAACTCTTACGGAAGTCGACGTGGTAACCATGAGGTCATGATGCGTGGTACGTTTGCAAATATTCGTATAAAAAATGAACTCGCAGATGGGAAAATTGGTGGATGGACCACATATGAGGGAGAAATTCTTCCTATCTATGATGCAGCCATGAAATATAAGGCTGCTGGTATCGGTAGTATCGTCATTGCTGGTAAAGATTATGGTATGGGTTCTAGCCGTGACTGGGCAGCGAAAGGTTCAAACTTGCTTGGTGTGAAAGCTGTTCTTGCTGAATCATTTGAGCGAATTCACCGTTCAAACTTGGTCATGATGGGCGTTCTACCTCTTCAATTTTTGGATGGTGAAACAGCGGAAAGTCTTGGTTTAACTGGACATGAACACTATACGATTGATTTACCAGAAGATGTACAAGTTGGACAAGTTGTTACCGTCCATGCAAATTCTGAAAAAGGTTCAAAAGAATTTCAAGCTCTTGTGCGTTTCGACGCAGAAGCGGATATTCGTTATTACCGCCATGGTGGTATTTTACCAATGGTGGTAAGAAAAAAACTGGGGGGAAACGTATGA
- the nrdH gene encoding glutaredoxin-like protein NrdH, protein MVTIYSKNDCVQCKMTKKFLDQHQVKYNEINLDEQPEFIDHVKGLGFSAAPVIETDNDVFSGFQPGKLKALV, encoded by the coding sequence ATGGTAACTATCTATTCAAAAAATGATTGTGTTCAATGTAAAATGACCAAAAAATTCTTGGACCAACACCAGGTGAAATATAATGAAATCAATCTAGATGAACAGCCTGAATTTATCGATCACGTAAAAGGTCTCGGTTTCTCAGCAGCACCTGTTATTGAAACGGATAATGATGTCTTTTCTGGTTTCCAACCAGGTAAATTAAAAGCCTTGGTTTAA
- the nrdE gene encoding class 1b ribonucleoside-diphosphate reductase subunit alpha has product MSLKELGDVSYFRLNNEINRPVNGQIPLHKDQEAVKAFFKENVLPNTKQFDSILDKIAYLLEENYLEKEFLDQYSPEFIIKIDQFLKDQDFRFKSFMAAYKFYNQYALKTNDGAYYLESMEDRVLFNALYFAEGNEELALNLANEMIHLRYQPATPSFLNAGRARRGELVSCFLIQVTDDMNSIGRSINSALQLSRIGGGVGISLSNLREAGAPIKGYEGAASGVVPVMKLFEDSFSYSNQLGQRQGAGVVYLDVFHPDIISFLSTKKENADEKVRVKTLSLGITVPDKFYELARKNEDMYLFSPYSVELEYGVPYSYLDITEKYDELVANPRIRKTKIKARDLETEISKLQQESGYPYVINIDTANRSNPVDGKIIMSNLCSEILQVQTPSVLNDSQEYLTMGTDVSCNLGSTNIVNLMKSPDFGRSVRTMTRALTYVTDHSHISAVPSIEAGNSQAHSIGLGAMGLHSYLAQNLIDYGSKTAVEFTNIYFMLLNYWTLVESNNIARERKETFHNFEKSKYADSTYFDKYVTGDYQPQSERVKELFEGIFIPSGQDWADLREKVMADGLYHQNRLAVAPNGSISYINDVSASIHPITQRIEERQEKKIGKIYYPAAGLATETIPFYKSAYDMDMRKVIDVYAAATEHVDQGLSLTLFLRSELPKALYEWKKENKQTTRDLSILRNYAFNKGIKSIYYIRTFTDDGEEVGANQCESCVI; this is encoded by the coding sequence ATGAGTTTAAAAGAGCTAGGCGATGTGTCCTACTTCCGTTTAAATAACGAAATCAACCGTCCTGTCAATGGGCAAATCCCACTCCACAAGGACCAAGAAGCGGTTAAGGCCTTCTTTAAAGAAAACGTCCTCCCAAATACCAAGCAATTTGATAGTATTTTAGACAAGATTGCTTATCTATTAGAAGAAAATTACCTTGAAAAAGAGTTTTTGGACCAATACAGTCCAGAATTTATCATCAAAATTGATCAATTCTTGAAAGACCAAGATTTCCGCTTCAAGTCTTTCATGGCAGCCTACAAGTTCTATAACCAGTATGCCCTTAAAACCAACGACGGTGCCTACTACTTGGAGAGCATGGAAGATCGCGTTCTCTTCAACGCCTTGTATTTTGCTGAGGGCAACGAAGAATTAGCACTAAACCTGGCCAACGAAATGATTCATCTTCGTTACCAGCCGGCAACACCGTCTTTCCTCAACGCAGGTCGTGCTCGCCGTGGTGAGTTAGTATCTTGTTTCTTGATTCAAGTCACAGACGATATGAACTCGATCGGACGTTCTATCAACTCTGCTCTGCAATTGTCCCGTATCGGTGGAGGTGTCGGTATCTCTCTTAGTAACTTGCGTGAGGCTGGTGCTCCAATCAAGGGCTATGAGGGGGCAGCTTCTGGGGTTGTACCTGTTATGAAACTCTTCGAAGACAGCTTCTCCTATTCTAACCAGCTTGGACAACGCCAAGGGGCTGGTGTCGTTTATCTTGATGTTTTCCACCCAGATATTATTTCCTTCCTTTCGACTAAGAAAGAAAATGCCGACGAGAAAGTTCGCGTGAAGACCTTATCACTGGGTATCACAGTTCCTGATAAATTCTACGAATTGGCACGTAAAAACGAAGACATGTACCTCTTCAGCCCATACTCAGTTGAGTTGGAATACGGTGTCCCTTACAGCTACCTAGATATTACTGAGAAATACGATGAATTGGTGGCGAACCCTCGTATTCGTAAGACAAAAATCAAGGCACGTGACTTGGAAACAGAAATTTCCAAACTCCAACAAGAGTCTGGCTATCCATACGTTATCAACATCGATACAGCTAACCGTAGCAACCCTGTTGACGGCAAGATTATCATGTCCAACCTTTGTTCGGAAATCCTTCAGGTCCAAACACCAAGTGTTCTAAACGATTCTCAAGAATACTTGACCATGGGTACTGACGTTTCATGTAACCTTGGTTCAACTAATATCGTTAACTTGATGAAGTCACCTGATTTTGGACGTTCTGTTCGTACAATGACACGCGCTTTGACTTATGTCACAGATCATTCACACATCTCAGCTGTACCATCTATTGAAGCAGGAAACAGTCAGGCGCATTCAATCGGTCTTGGAGCTATGGGACTTCATTCTTACTTGGCTCAGAACTTGATTGATTACGGTTCAAAAACTGCCGTAGAATTTACCAACATCTACTTCATGCTCCTCAACTACTGGACTTTGGTAGAATCAAATAACATCGCTCGGGAACGAAAAGAAACCTTCCATAACTTTGAAAAATCAAAATACGCAGACAGCACTTATTTCGATAAATATGTAACTGGAGACTACCAACCACAATCCGAGCGTGTTAAAGAACTTTTTGAAGGCATCTTTATTCCAAGCGGACAAGATTGGGCTGACCTCCGTGAGAAAGTCATGGCAGATGGTCTTTACCATCAAAACCGCCTAGCTGTTGCACCAAACGGATCTATTTCCTATATCAATGACGTCTCTGCTTCTATTCACCCAATCACACAACGGATTGAAGAACGTCAAGAAAAGAAAATCGGTAAAATCTACTATCCAGCAGCTGGCTTGGCAACAGAAACCATTCCATTCTACAAGTCTGCCTACGATATGGATATGCGTAAGGTCATTGATGTCTACGCTGCTGCAACAGAGCACGTTGACCAAGGTTTATCCCTCACTCTTTTCCTACGCAGCGAGCTACCTAAAGCTCTTTATGAATGGAAGAAAGAAAACAAGCAAACCACACGTGACCTCTCTATCCTTCGTAACTACGCCTTCAACAAAGGTATCAAGTCTATCTACTACATCCGTACCTTTACCGATGACGGCGAAGAAGTCGGCGCAAACCAATGTGAAAGTTGTGTGATTTAA
- the nrdF gene encoding class 1b ribonucleoside-diphosphate reductase subunit beta encodes METYYKAINWNAIEDVIDKSTWEKLTEQFWLDTRIPLSNDLDDWRKLTAEEKDLVGKVFGGLTLLDTLQSETGVQALRNDIRTPHEEAVYNNIQFMESVHAKSYSSIFSTLNTKSEIEEIFEWTDSNEFLQRKAKIINEIYENGTALEKKVASVFLETFLFYSGFFTPLYYLGNNKLANVAEIIKLIIRDESVHGTYIGYKFQLGFNELSEEEQDKLRDWMYDLLYQLYENEEGYTRSLYDAVGWTEEVLTFLRYNANKALMNLGQDPLFPDSADDVNPIIMNGISTGTSNHDFFSQVGNGYLLGEVEAMTDDDYLYGL; translated from the coding sequence ATGGAAACCTATTACAAAGCCATAAACTGGAACGCCATTGAGGACGTAATCGACAAGTCTACATGGGAGAAATTGACTGAGCAATTCTGGCTCGATACGCGGATTCCCTTGTCAAATGACTTGGATGATTGGCGTAAACTCACAGCGGAAGAAAAAGACTTGGTTGGTAAAGTCTTCGGTGGATTGACCCTCTTGGATACCCTTCAATCTGAAACAGGTGTTCAAGCTCTCCGCAACGATATTCGCACACCGCACGAGGAAGCTGTCTACAACAACATCCAATTCATGGAGTCTGTTCATGCGAAATCCTACTCTTCTATCTTCTCAACCTTGAACACCAAGTCTGAAATTGAGGAAATTTTTGAATGGACAGATAGCAACGAATTCTTACAGCGCAAGGCAAAAATCATTAACGAAATTTATGAAAATGGTACGGCGCTTGAAAAGAAAGTTGCCAGCGTATTTCTAGAAACCTTCCTATTCTACTCTGGTTTCTTTACACCGCTCTACTATCTTGGTAACAACAAACTGGCCAACGTTGCAGAAATTATCAAACTAATCATTCGTGATGAGTCTGTTCATGGAACTTATATTGGGTACAAATTCCAACTTGGTTTCAATGAATTGTCCGAGGAAGAACAAGACAAACTTCGCGACTGGATGTATGACCTTCTTTACCAACTTTATGAAAATGAAGAGGGCTATACTCGTTCACTCTATGATGCAGTTGGGTGGACTGAGGAAGTCTTAACCTTCCTTCGTTATAATGCCAATAAAGCCCTCATGAATTTGGGACAAGATCCACTCTTCCCTGATTCAGCAGATGATGTAAACCCAATCATCATGAACGGTATCTCAACCGGTACATCTAACCACGACTTCTTCTCACAAGTCGGTAATGGCTACTTGCTCGGCGAAGTGGAAGCCATGACAGATGATGATTATCTATATGGATTATAA
- a CDS encoding CPBP family intramembrane glutamic endopeptidase, which produces MLKFIKHTALLFLFFVAYQIITGFLMVGPTLQAIPEFPAQLIENMIWVCAIIGIVLGIAFTIVLWKFVYSRQTIDYSVSSSWFHKIYWPILLYIVFFIVQLLVPVSESQNQTLVIQFVSAYPLVAFLAVVVFAPILEELIFRGLLATYFFPKMADMKTVSLYLIVTGCLFSLVHVPATIPQFLIYFTMGLNLGWLYLIRRDIRYPMALHMLNNGISYLMILFLV; this is translated from the coding sequence ATGTTAAAATTTATCAAACACACTGCATTATTGTTTTTATTTTTTGTTGCTTATCAAATTATTACTGGATTTTTGATGGTAGGACCGACATTACAAGCTATTCCAGAATTTCCAGCTCAATTGATTGAGAATATGATTTGGGTTTGTGCGATTATTGGTATCGTACTCGGAATTGCATTTACAATTGTATTATGGAAATTTGTGTATTCTCGGCAGACCATTGACTATAGTGTATCTTCATCATGGTTTCATAAGATTTATTGGCCAATTTTACTTTATATTGTATTCTTCATCGTCCAACTTTTGGTGCCAGTATCTGAAAGTCAAAATCAAACTTTGGTCATCCAATTTGTATCTGCCTACCCTTTGGTTGCGTTTTTAGCAGTCGTAGTCTTTGCACCAATCTTAGAGGAGTTGATTTTTAGAGGTTTGTTGGCAACCTATTTCTTCCCCAAAATGGCTGATATGAAAACTGTGAGCTTGTATCTGATTGTAACAGGATGTTTGTTTAGTTTAGTCCATGTTCCAGCAACCATTCCACAGTTTTTGATTTATTTCACTATGGGTCTTAATCTTGGTTGGCTTTATCTAATTAGACGAGATATTCGTTATCCAATGGCGTTACATATGTTAAATAATGGGATTTCCTATTTGATGATACTATTTTTGGTATAA
- a CDS encoding CPBP family intramembrane glutamic endopeptidase: MNRLGNVRNWNVVKNWKFLLVGLAVVVLNVLSQMAMFALPNFDGNNLLIAATFLLVAIVLGLILTGKLGLWKGEQKWGIVANIGFMVLAFIVMLGLKIIGGQLIMLEEGYGQTTANQEVLNHSGLPTLLLFIFTVLFAPVLEELLFRGVLMGKVFGKDSIVGLLLSSFLFGLIHVPTNIGSWIIYSGMGLVLGLAYQISGKYTNALILHSFNNFFGFLLILLE, translated from the coding sequence ATGAATAGACTTGGAAATGTGAGAAACTGGAATGTGGTTAAAAATTGGAAGTTTCTCTTAGTGGGATTGGCAGTCGTTGTACTAAATGTATTGAGCCAGATGGCGATGTTTGCCTTACCGAATTTTGATGGGAATAATTTACTGATTGCAGCAACCTTCTTGTTGGTCGCTATTGTTCTTGGTCTTATCTTAACGGGAAAATTAGGTCTATGGAAAGGTGAGCAGAAGTGGGGGATAGTTGCGAATATTGGTTTTATGGTACTTGCTTTTATCGTTATGCTTGGTCTGAAAATAATTGGTGGGCAATTGATAATGCTAGAAGAGGGTTATGGTCAAACGACTGCCAATCAGGAAGTCCTCAATCATTCAGGTTTGCCGACCTTACTTTTATTTATCTTTACAGTATTATTTGCTCCTGTTTTGGAGGAGCTGCTTTTCAGAGGGGTTCTCATGGGGAAAGTTTTTGGTAAAGATTCTATTGTTGGTCTGTTGCTATCAAGTTTTCTATTTGGTCTTATTCATGTACCGACCAATATCGGATCTTGGATTATTTATAGTGGCATGGGCCTAGTACTAGGGCTCGCCTATCAAATTTCTGGCAAATATACCAATGCACTCATCCTACATAGTTTCAACAATTTTTTCGGATTTTTGTTGATTCTACTGGAGTAA
- a CDS encoding DUF3278 domain-containing protein — protein MKKENVHIKAIRYFYDIVGELDEVSYATLTNFGNNMYMLFLIVTLGGFLVSFALGEDVMGICLFLTLVYSQFKQDAIIKQLGLDKLIVAKGDVKLARKKMMRRTLYQTLQIAVLSLLVSNGLWQLQIPQESGTSATEYFQFVTPMTVVLLTFIGFVSFFFANRKKIKLI, from the coding sequence ATGAAAAAGGAAAATGTACACATCAAAGCAATTCGTTATTTCTATGATATTGTTGGTGAGTTAGACGAGGTCTCTTATGCGACCTTGACCAATTTCGGCAACAATATGTATATGCTCTTTCTGATAGTGACACTGGGGGGCTTCCTAGTTAGCTTTGCGCTGGGAGAAGATGTCATGGGAATTTGCCTCTTCTTGACATTGGTTTATTCTCAATTCAAACAGGACGCCATTATCAAACAGTTGGGTCTGGATAAATTGATTGTTGCAAAGGGTGATGTGAAATTGGCTCGGAAGAAAATGATGAGACGAACTCTGTATCAAACCTTACAGATTGCCGTTTTGAGTTTGCTAGTCAGTAACGGCCTCTGGCAGTTACAAATCCCACAGGAAAGTGGTACAAGTGCAACAGAGTATTTCCAGTTTGTCACTCCTATGACAGTTGTCCTGTTGACCTTTATAGGATTTGTTAGCTTCTTTTTCGCCAATCGTAAGAAAATCAAACTTATTTAG